The following proteins are co-located in the Macadamia integrifolia cultivar HAES 741 chromosome 3, SCU_Mint_v3, whole genome shotgun sequence genome:
- the LOC122074672 gene encoding UDP-glycosyltransferase 91C1-like, protein MAADQNEELHIVMLPWLAFGHMIPFLELSKSLAQRGHRISFVSTPRNIATLPKLPPNLVPLISFVKLSLPDVDGLPENAEATSDVSYEKIPYLKKAFDGLELPLARILEISPPDWIIYDFAPYWLPPIASRLGVPCAFFYTFTAAAIAFFGPPRLQAPSSVEIEYSRTKPEHFTVPPKWVPFPSDVVFRLHEILRMFDRVDANASGVSDGYRFSSTMNGCSIVAVRSCIEFEAEWLHLLQGGLFKKPVIPVGLFPRSVKATGDVADDADERWIGIREWLDKQKEGSVVYIALGSEVIPSQDEMNELALGLELSGLPFFWVLRMPTGLTGFDSVLPSGFEQRTGGRGFIYRGWAPQLRVLAHPSVGSFVTHCGFSSIIEAFALGCPLILLPLLNDQPLNARLLQGKKIGLEIPRDERDGSLSRDSVAESLRIVMVEKAELFKAQAREMRKIFGDKARHDRYVDDFDNYLRHHGRRCPKMTSQAGFETPESVTMGSH, encoded by the coding sequence ATGGCTGCTGACCAGAATGAAGAGCTTCACATTGTTATGTTGCCATGGTTAGCTTTCGGTCACATGATACCCTTTCTGGAGCTCTCTAAGAGCTTAGCACAGAGAGGTCACCGCATATCTTTCGTGTCCACACCCAGAAACATAGCTACGCTCCCAAAACTTCCTCCAAACCTAGTGCCCCTCATCAGTTTTGTGAAGCTCTCCTTACCTGACGTTGATGGCTTGCCAGAGAACGCCGAGGCCACCTCCGACGTCTCCTACGAAAAGATCCCTTACCTTAAAAAGGCCTTCGATGGTTTGGAGCTACCTTTAGCTCGTATCCTTGAGATCTCGCCTCCAGATTGGATTATTTACGATTTTGCCCCTTACTGGTTGCCACCCATCGCGTCTAGACTTGGCGTGCCGTGTGCCTTCTTCTATACGTTCACCGCAGCCGCGATTGCCTTCTTTGGGCCGCCGAGGCTGCAAGCCCCATCAAGTGTTGAAATCGAATACTCGAGAACCAAACCGGAGCACTTCACTGTTCCTCCCAAGTGGGTCCCTTTCCCCTCCGATGTGGTGTTTCGTCTCCACGAGATTTTAAGAATGTTTGATAGAGTCGATGCCAATGCTTCCGGCGTGTCCGATGGGTATCGTTTCAGTTCGACGATGAACGGATGCAGCATCGTGGCCGTTCGAAGCTGCATAGAATTCGAGGCTGAGTGGCTCCATCTTCTCCAAGGGGGACTTTTTAAGAAACCAGTTATTCCGGTGGGTTTATTTCCACGTTCAGTAAAAGCTACCGGAGATGTTGCCGATGATGCAGATGAACGTTGGATCGGAATCAGAGAGTGGCTGGACAAACAGAAGGAAGGATCGGTGGTTTATATAGCTCTCGGCAGCGAGGTAATACCGAGTCAAGATGAAATGAACGAGTTGGCTCTTGGGTTGGAGCTGTCCGGGTTGCCATTCTTTTGGGTACTTAGGATGCCGACTGGACTAACCGGGTTTGATTCCGTGTTGCCATCCGGTTTTGAGCAACGAACCGGGGGTCGGGGTTTCATTTATCGTGGTTGGGCACCACAACTAAGGGTATTGGCTCACCCTTCGGTTGGTTCTTTTGTGACTCACTGTGGTTTTAGTTCCATCATCGAAGCTTTTGCCTTGGGTTGTCCCCTTATACTATTGCCTCTATTGAACGATCAACCATTGAATGCTCGGCTGTTGCAAGGGAAGAAGATCGGGTTAGAGATTCCGAGAGACGAACGAGATGGGTCATTGAGTAGGGACTCAGTGGCGGAATCACTTAGGATTGTAATGGTGGAGAAGGCCGAGTTGTTCAAGGCCCAAGctagagaaatgagaaagataTTCGGCGACAAAGCTCGCCATGATCGGTAcgtagatgattttgataactACCTCAGACACCATGGCCGCCGATGCCCCAAGATGACATCTCAAGCCGGGTTTGAAACCCCGGAATCGGTGACGATGGGAAGCCACTAA